DNA sequence from the Cyanobium sp. WAJ14-Wanaka genome:
AGGGGTCGGTGAGGGTGCTGGCAGTGACGCGGGCGCTAAAGGTGCTGGCGTTGAGGCTGTGCTCGGCGTGGAGGATCAGGCAGGCATCAAAGATGCGGGCCGCCAAGGGATCCGGCTCCCGCTCGGTGAGCATGTAGAGAAAATTGGCCGAATAGGCCAGGTCATCGCGGGGCTGGATCGGATCCTGACCTTTGCGAATCAACTGAAAGGCCGCCACCATCGTGGGGATCTTGGCGATCAGGCGGACCACCGCCGCCACGATGTACTCGGGGTTATCGAGGGCCCTGCGTGAATAGAACAGCCCCAAGGAGGCCGCGCTGGCCTGGAGGGCATCCATCGGGTGCCCCGCCGAGGGGAAACTCTTCATCATGTCGCGGATGCGGAAGCTGACCCGCCGGTGCATTTGCACCTCCTGCTCAAATTCCTGGAGTTGATCCGACTTGGGCAGTTCACCCCAGATCAAGAGATAGGCAGTTTCCAGAAAACTGCTGTGGATCGCCAGTTGACCCACCTCATAACCCCTATAGGTGAGCCTGCCCGCCTGGCCATCGATGGCGCATATGGCCGACTGGGTAGCGGGTACCCCCTCCAAGCCTGGGCGAAACAGGGCGTTTAGGGATTCGAGCCCGGCACTGGTTGCTACTGATGCCATCCGCAGGGGAGCCGATCCTTGAAACCTACGGCCGACCGGCCGACCCATGCAGTAGCGCACGCTGCCAGCAGGGGTAGGGCCCCTAGCCAGCCAGGATTTGCCTGGGTGCCATCAGCAACCTCAACTGGGCGGCCCCAGGCCCGAGCTGCAGCAGGGCAATCCCGGCCTTTTTGAGGGGGATGGTGCCTGCGGGGGCCCCAATCAGAAGGGCGGCCAGGTCGCCCAGGTCGGGTTCATGGCCCACCAGGGCCCAGCGGGAGTCCAATGCCAAACCATCACAGCAAACCTGTTGGCGCAGGCGTTGAACCAGGGCCCAGCCATCTGCGCCTGGTGCCCGGGCATCAGCTCCAGGCGCCAAACCCGGCTCGATTTGGCACTGGCCCCCGGGCAGCAGCAAGCCAGCCTCCACTGCAATCTGGGCGGTTTGCCTGGCCCGCAGCAGCGAACTGCTGAAAATGCCTTGGCAGTGCAGCTCCATGGCGATTAGCCGTTCCACCACGGCACGGCTGCGCAAGCGACCTGGCTGGGTGAGCGCTCGATCGTGGTCGAGCAGCCCGGGCTG
Encoded proteins:
- a CDS encoding citrate synthase, yielding MASVATSAGLESLNALFRPGLEGVPATQSAICAIDGQAGRLTYRGYEVGQLAIHSSFLETAYLLIWGELPKSDQLQEFEQEVQMHRRVSFRIRDMMKSFPSAGHPMDALQASAASLGLFYSRRALDNPEYIVAAVVRLIAKIPTMVAAFQLIRKGQDPIQPRDDLAYSANFLYMLTEREPDPLAARIFDACLILHAEHSLNASTFSARVTASTLTDPYAVVASAVGTLAGPLHGGANEDVLTMLEQIGSEDQVEPWLERAMAEKQKIMGFGHREYKVKDPRAGILQKLAEQLFDKFGHDPLYDRARKLEAVAANRLGPKGIFPNVDFYSGLVYRKLGIPEDLFTPIFAIARTAGWLAHWKEQLGANRIYRPTQIYTGHAERPWLPQGAR
- a CDS encoding histidine phosphatase family protein; protein product: MLEILLLRHGIAQELQPGLLDHDRALTQPGRLRSRAVVERLIAMELHCQGIFSSSLLRARQTAQIAVEAGLLLPGGQCQIEPGLAPGADARAPGADGWALVQRLRQQVCCDGLALDSRWALVGHEPDLGDLAALLIGAPAGTIPLKKAGIALLQLGPGAAQLRLLMAPRQILAG